The Phaeobacter gallaeciensis DSM 26640 genomic sequence GACACGCTCCTGCGAGACGGCAGCGGCCACAAATAACACCAATCCCATGGGTGGGGTCGCAAGACCGACCGTCAGGTTCACACACATGATGATGGCAAAATGCACCGATTCAACGCCGAGATCCGTGAACACCGGCCCAAGGATTGGACCAAGGATGATGATCGCAGGTCCTGCATCCAGAAACATGCCAACAACAAACAGAAGCAGATTGATCAGGAACAGCAGGATCAGCGGGTTTTCCGACAGCGTCAGAATGAAATCCGCCAGTTGCTCCGGCGCGTGGCTGAGGCTGACGACGGTCTTGAACGACATCGCAGCGCCAACCAGCAGCAGTACCACCGCCGAGGTGAACCCGGCGCGCGAAAACACCTGTGGCAGGTCTGCCAGGCGCATTGATCCTAGTACCAGAAAGCTGATCAACAGCGCGTAAGCGACCGCTACAGCGGCGGCCTCTGTCGGGGTGAAGACGCCCGCGAGAATGCCGCCAAGGATCAGGACTGGCGTTTGTAATGGCACCACGGCCCGTTTGCAGATGGTGCGAAACGCAGGGCTGACAACGCGGCGCAACCCCAGCATCAGCCCATGGGCAAACAGCACCGCCCCAAGGAAGGCAAGCCATTTCATCTGCGCCCCGGCCCCCTCGCCCAGTGGCACAAACTGCATCAGCAGCAGACCAAGGTTCAGCCGCACCAGCCCAAAAGAGAACCAGCGCTCCATCGCCCCAATCTCGACCGTGTCAAACACCACCCGCCGCGCAGCGGGCAGCTCATAGCGATCCGCCATGGCGCGGACCATAACCATCAAGCCAACGCCCACCAGAATACCCGGCACGATGCCCGCCAGGAAAAGCGCCGCGACGCTTTCGCCCATCACATAGGCATAGATGATCATAATGCCTGAGGGTGGAATGATCGGCCCAATCACCGAGCTAGCAGCGGTCACGGCCGCCGCGAATTTCCGGCTGTAGCCCTCGCGCTCCATCGCAGGGATCAGCATTGAGCCAAGCGCCGAGGTATCAGCAACTGCCGACCCTGAAAGTCCGGCAAAAAGGATCGAGGACAGAATATTAACCTGCGCCAGCCCGCCGCGCAGATGCCCCATCAGGGCCTGCGAGAACTCAACCAGCCGTAGAGTGATGCCGCCCCGGTTCATCAGCTCCCCCGCGAGCATGAAGAACGGAATTGCCATCAGGGGAAAGCTGTCCATCCCGTTGTAAAGATTGCGATACAGCAGCGTCAGATCGCGTTCTTGCCCATTCAGCCACAGGAGAGCGCCAGGGGCTGCCAAAAGGCAGAAAAAGACCGGTAAACCAATCAGGAGAAGGAACAGAAACAGCGGCAGGAACCAGATCAACATCACTCAGCCCCTCCGATGCTCATCCCCGGACGCTCCGGCAGGCGATCCCCGTGGCCGAACAACCGCACGATGCGTTCCAGGATCAATTCGATATTGACCAGAATCAGCAGTCCAAGACCCACCAGCAGGGACAACATCATCCAGCTGCGCGGCACCCGGAACCAACTGTCGAGTCCAAGTGAGGTCGGCAGGTAGAGTGAGGCCGTGGCAAAGCGCCCGCCAAGCCCCGTGACCTCCTTGTAGCCGATCTGGAGCCCCACGATCAGCACGGTCAGGCCAATCAGCAATAGCAGCAGCTGCAAGAGATGAAACAGCCAGCCGCGCAAGAGCGAGTCGACAACGTCAATCGCAACAAAGCCGCCGCTGCGCAATGCAGTAGGCGCCATCAGGCCTGTCATCCACAACATGCAGAACCGCGCCGCTTCGTCCGGCCAAGGCAAGGCACTGCCCAGAACATAGCGAAAGAACACTTGAATAAGGATCGCCAGAACCATCAGGCCAATGGCAAAAACGCCCACCCAACGACCGGCTGCAAGCAGGCCGGTGTTGAGCGGGCGCAGTATATTCAGGACAGATAAAACTGCCGTCATCGCGTCTCTCTCCTCCCCTTGTGCCGCCCCGACCTCCCTCGGCGCGGACAACCTACCGCTAGCTTGAGGCGGCGATCTGGCCCATCTGACCCTTGTAGAATGTCAGCGCATCCCCTTCTTCGCGCATGGTTGCGCGGTCCACATGTCCCAGCACGATGGCGTGGTCCCCTCCATCATGGATGGCTGAGCGGGTGCATTCGAAACGCGCCAGACAGTTCTCCAACAGCGGCACACCATCCTCGTTCTGCGAAAGCTGCAAATGGTTCAGCCCAAAAGCATCTTTTGCGACCTGCCAACACAAATCATCCTGATCCGCCGCCAATACATGGATGGCGTAATGGCGGGCTTCCTCAAAATAGGGAAAGCGGCGCGAGTTGCGGTCCGGCGACCACAGCACCAGCGGCGGCGTCAGCGAAACCGAGGTAAAACTGTTGGCGGTGATCGCCACCACGCCCTGCTCGCAGGCTGCCGTCACAATGGTCACGCCCGTCGCGAAGCGACCGAAGGCATCGCGCAGCAGCCGGGTATTGTCAGCCGCCGGGACAAAGCTGTGTTTGCCCTGCCCCGCATGCACAGACATCATGCAACCTCCCGGCCCAATGCCGCCTCATAGAGTTTGAACCAGGTCGGGCGATCCAGCTCGACCTTCAGCGCGTCGGAGGCCTGCTTGATCCGCTCCAGATTATTGGTGCCCAGCACCGGCAGGATTTGCGCCGGATGCCGCAGTAGGAAGGCTATGGCAACCGCGGCGCGGTCCACGCCCTGCGCTGCGGCAATTGCATCCAGCCGTTCGGCCAGTTGGCCACTACCGGTCATTAAGCCTCCGCCACCAAGCGGCGACCAGGCCATCAGCGGATGGCCGTGCCGTTGATGAAACGCCAGGTCCCCATTGGTGAAGGGGTTGATTTCGGACAAAGACAGTTCGATCTGATTGGTCGCCAGCGGCGTCGTCATCGCTGATTGCAGCAACTCCCAATCCCTGGGGCGGAAGTTCGACACCCCCACCGCGCGCAGTTTGCCTGCGGCGACCAGATCATCCAACACTCGACCCGTTTCAACGTGATCCATCAACGGATCCGGGCGGTGGATCAACAGCAGGTCGATGTGGTCAATGCCCATCTCAGACAGCGAGGTTTCCACCGACCGGGTGATATGCGCCGCGGATGTGTCATAGTGTTTGACCTTCGCATCCGCATAGCGCCCCACGGGCGCAACGATATCGCATTTGGTCACGATCTCCATCTGATCCAGCAGTGCCGGATTGGCCTTCAGCGCCTGTCCCAAAATCCCCTCAGCCGTGTACCCGCCATAGATATCCGCCTGATCAAAGGTGGTGATGCCCTGCGCCAGACAGGCCTCGATCTTGGCCTCAACATGAGCGGTCGATGTATCGCTGTCATCGCCCAGACGCCACATGCCATAGACCAGACGGCTGAAATCCAGCCCTTCTGCGATCTTGATACGTTCCATCAACGACGTTCTCCATTCCCTAAGGGTGTTGCCGGGGTCGATTGCGGCACCCGGCCATATTCATGCGGCAGTGAGCAGGTTTTCAGATGTGGCATCACCCGCGCCCCGAAATGCCGCGCTTCCTCCAGATGCGGGTAGCCGGACAAGACAAAGGCGCGAATGCCCATTTTCTGATAGGCTTCCAGCTTGGACATCACCTGATCCGTCGACCCAACCAGAGCCGCACCGCAACCAGACCGCGCACGTCCCACTCCTGTCCAGAGGTTTGGCTCGATAAACCCGAATTCATCGGCGATATCGCGATTCTTCGCCTGATGTGCGACACCCAGAGAGGTGGCATCCAGCGCGCGATCCCGGATGGCCTTGCCCTGCGCATCATCCAGTTTTGAGACGATATGATCAGCATATTCATAGGCCTCAGCCTCGGTGTCGCGCACGATGACATGCACCCGCAGCCCATAGTCCAACGTGCGCCCGTAACGCTCCGCAACACTGTGAACAGCCTGCATCCGACCGGCCAGATCTTCCATCTTTTCCGGCCACATCAGATAAACGTCGCAGTGTTCACCGCAAAGCTCCAGCGCCGACGGAGAGTACCCTCCGAAATACAACAGTGGCCCGCCAGTCTGATAGGGTTTTGCGGGGTCCGTGGTCAGCCCCTCGAACTGATAGACCTCGCCCTTGTGGTTGATGTCATCCCGGGTCCAGGCTTGTTTCAGGATCTCCACCACCTCGCGCGATCTCTGATATCGGAACGCGCTGTCCGCTTTCTCGCCTGGAAAATCAGAGGAGATGATATTCACCGTCAACCGCCCCTCCAGCATGTGGTCCAGTGTCGCCAGGGTGCGTGCCAGCATGATCGGCTGCATCTCACCGCAGCGTACCGCTGCCAGCATATTGATCCTGTCGGTAATCGGAGCGCAGCCCGCCACAAAACTGAGGGTATCCTGTCCCACCTGATAAGACGATGGACAGAGGATGTTGCGAAACCCCTGTGCCTCGGCCTCTTTCACGATATCGGAGCAATGCGCCCAGGACGATCGCAGCCCCCCATCCGGCACGCCAAGAAACTGGTAGTCATCGGAGCAGAGCGCAGCAAACCAAGACACTTCCACCGCATCAAGATCTGCAGATGTTACCGGAACAACGCTCATCACCCTCGCCCTCGCTCTTTGCAACTTAACTCTTGCATAGCTCGCGCCTTGATGTAGATCAATGGTGTATCAATTTTTTCCGCATCGTGACGATTGGCCTCATGCCCACCCCTCGCACCTCAGGCACTGCACTGCCCCTTTACCTCCAGATCAGCGAGGCGCTGACCCGTGAGATTGCGGCTGGGAGGCTCGCGGATGGGGAGCGACTGGCACCAGAACGCCAGTTGGCGCAAACCTATGGAACGACCGTAAGAACTCTGCGCAAATCGCTGTCAGAACTGGAAAAACAAGGAATGCTGGAGCGGATTCAGGGATCTGGAAACTATGTTCGCACAGCCCAAACCACCCCCAGCGTCTATTCCATGTTTCGCCTGGAACTGCCGACAGGTGGCGGACTGCCAACTGCGGATATTCTGTCAGTCACGGAATGCGACAAACCCACGGACCTGCCGACCTTCGGCAGCAGCATGCGCGGCACCCGCATCCGCAGACTGCGCTATCTGGACAGCACGATCATCGCCGTTGAGGAGATCTGGCTGGATGCCGCAGCGGGTCATGTGGATCCCGCGCAACTGTCTGATTCCCTTTACCGCTATTACCGCCTGCAGCTGGGGTTCTGGATCAGTCGCGCCGAGGATCGGGTCTCGCTTGGGACAGTCCCCGACTGGGCGCCGGCGCAGTTTACCAAGCCCCCCGGCACCACGGTTGGGTACATTGAGCGGCTCAGCTGGGCGCAGGATCTGGCCCCGGTTGAGTTTTCACGCACATGGTTTGACACGGAAAGGGCGCTCTACGTACAGCGTCTCACTTAGGAGGAAACATGTCCGGACCCACCACCTATGGAATCATCGGCTGCGGCATGATGGGGCAGGAACATCTTCGCAATATTGCCCTGCTGGACAACACGGCAGTTGGCGCGATCTATGAACCGAACGCCGCCATGCGGGAGATTTCGGCTGAACTGGCGCCAGAGGCCGTGTTCATGGACAGCCTTGAAGCGCTGCTCAACCATCCAGACCTTGATTGCCTGCTGATTGCCAGCCCCAACTTCCGCCACCTGGAACAGCTGGAAGCGCTGGCCGAACGCCGCCCCCTACCGGTATTGGTGGAAAAACCACTGTTCACCAACCTCGCCGATCTTGGGCGGCTGGACGCCTTTGCCACGCGTTATAAGGCGCCGGTCTGGGTGGCGATGGAGTATCGCTACATGCCGCCAATTGCCGCCTTCCTGCGTGATGTCGAAGCAGCCACCGGCGGAATTAAAATGCTAAGCATCCGCGAACATCGGTTCCCATTTCTGGAAAAGGTTGATGACTGGAACCGCTTCGACGCCAAATCCGGCGGCACCTTTGTTGAGAAATGCTGCCATTTCTTCGATCTGATGCGGTTGGCCCTGGGATCAGAGCCAGTCCGAGTGATAGCCAGCGGGGGGCAGGACGTGAACCATCTGGATGAACGCTACAGCGATGGCACCCCCGATATTCTCGACAATGGTTATGTGATTGTGGACTTTAGCTGTGGCGCGCGCGCCATGCTGGAACTCTGCATGTTTGCCGAAGGGGCGGAGTACCAGGAGGAGGTCGCAGCCATTGGCCCACGTGGCAAGATCGAAGCCTTCGTACCCGGCCCGGGCCGGTTCTGGCCCGCCCATCTGGGCGCGCCGCCGCTGCCGAAGCTGGTGACCTCGCCACGCAGCCCCAAAGGTCCCGAAACACAAAAAATCCCGGTTGATCCCACGCTTCTTGAGGCCGGAGATCACAATGGATCCACCTTCTATCAGCATCAGAAGTTTCTTCAGTTGGTGCGCAGGGAACGCAGCTCTGCCGAGGTCAGCCTTCATGACGGGAGAATGGCAGTTCTGATGGGAATCGCGGCACAGATCTCCATCAATGAGCGACGCAGCGTAGAGATATCAGAGCTGATCTGAGCGCGCACCGGTGACAGTGTATTACAGGCCGATCACGATGTCGGCCTGTAACCCTCCCAAGGCAGCACTTTGCTCCAACCGCAGCGTGCCTCCGTGGGCGCGGGCAATATCCGTCACGATAGCAAGGCCAAGACCTACGCCACTGCCCAGATCCTGATTGCGCGCCGGATCCAGCCGGGTGAAGGGACGCGTCGCCTCAGTGCGGTCCGCCTCAGCAATACCGGGGCCATCATCCTCAACCCGGATACGCAGAAATTTCTCGGTCATGGCCACGGATACCCGCGCCCGCGTACCGTAGCGTACTGCGTTGGAGATCAGGTTCTGGACCGCGCGCCGTATCGCAGACCCGCGCAGCATCACCTTGCCCTTGCCGCTCATCTCACCCAGCATCACATCCTTACCCTGACGGCGCCAGCCATCCACAAGTAGCGTGATCATCACATAGGGATCGACCTCCTCAGGCTCACTGGTCGAAACCCCACGCGAAAAATCAAGGAACGCGTCTAAGAGCGCCTGCATCTCATCCACATCCTGCCGCAGTGGCTCGGCCTCCTCATCGTCCAGCATCGAAAGGCCCAGCTTCATCCTTGTGAGCGGTGTGCGCAAGTCATGGCTCACCCCCGAGAGCATCAAAGTCCGCTGCTCCATCTGCCGTTCAATCCGCGCGCGCATGTCCAGAAATGCGCTGCCAGCCGCCCGCACCTCATTCGCGCCGCGCGGCGAGTATGGCTCCGTCCGCCCCCGTCCAAAGGCCTGCGCCGCATCAGCGAGCTGTTTGATAGGGCGCAGCTGATTGCGCATGTAGACAAAAGCGATGATCGTCATCAGAAAACCAAAGGCAATCACTGTCACGATCAGCTGGTGCGGTGCCGCCGCGGTCACCCGGCGACGATCAAACACCAACGCCATCGGACCGTGATCACTCGCAAGGACCAACTGGACCCGACGGGTGTTGGGGAACTGGGCCGAAATGAACTGCGGCGCTGTGGCCTGCAACGTATTACGCACCACCCGCCCGGAAAACTCCAGCAGCCCCATCTGATCCAACGGCACCGGCTCCTCCGGTTCCAGAAACCGGATCTGCATCTGCAGCGGCTGCAACAAAGGCTCTGCCAGCAACAACGCCTCCTGCTGACTGGCAGCCGGTGCCATGGTCTGCTCCAGCAGTCGCAATTCCCGCAGCATTGTCAGCGTCATCTGGACCGTCAGATCCTCAAGATCGCGTTTGATGAACACAACCGAAACCACCAATTGCAGCGTCACGATCGGCACCAGCAGAATAAGCGCCGCCCGCCCGTAGAGGCTGCGCGGCATATAGTGTTTGAGCCATTGAAAGAACATGCGTTACACCTACCCCGCGACCCCGCTGCTGAAAAGCAAAACGCGCATACCTTGCGCCCCGTTTGTCACCAAGGATCAGACCCGATGCAGGCACCCGATGACTTCAATCCCCCCGCCGGGATCGCCGAAACGCTAGAACCAGGGCTGCGCCGGATCCTGGCCCCGAACCCGTCGCCGATGACCTATCGAGGGACCAATACCTATCTGATCGGCACGGCGGATGTTGCGGTGATTGATCCCGGTCCGGCGAGTGAGGCACATCTGCAGGCAGTTCTCGCAGCCCTGGGGCCGGGTCAGCGTATCAGTCACATTCTGGTCAGTCATAGCCATCTGGACCACTCCCCTCTTGCCCGCCCGCTGGCAGAGGCAACCGGCGCACCGGTTTATGCCTTTGGCGACTCCACGGCCGGACGCAGCGCAGTGATGACATCGCTCGCCGAAGCCGGGCTGGCCGGTGGTGGCGAGGGCATTGATATTGGTTTCGCGCCGGACATCTCTTTGCGGGATGGCGAAACCATAACCGGACCCGACTGGCAGCTGGAGGTGATCCATACCCCTGGCCATCTCGGCAACCATGTCGCGTTTGCGTGGCGGGATGCTTGTTTCACCGCCGATCACGTGATGGGCTGGGCCAGCTCTCTGGTCTCGCCTCCTGATGGTGATCTGACCGATTTCATGGCCTCCTGCCAGCGACTGGCCGCCCGCGACTGGCGGGTGTTTTACCCCGGCCATGGGGCCCCGGTGACAGCCCCCGCCGCCCGCCTCGCGTGGCTGATTGAGCATCGCACTGGGCGAGAAGCCGCAATCCTTGCCGAACTCACTGCCGGTCCCGCCACCGTCACCGAGCTGACAGCGCGGATATACACCGAAACTCCGCCCTCCCTGCTTGTTGCGGCTGAACGCAATGTCTTTGCACACCTTGTTGATCTTGCGGGAAAATCCCGGGTTGCAACGGATGGCCCGCTGTCCTTCGGTGCGCGTTTCAGAACTCTGCGCTGACCTTGCCGAAGCCAGGTAATTTTTTTCCAAAAACCGCAAAACGGCTCTGGACGCCACCAGATCGCACCGCTATACGGCACAGACCGTTCCGGCGTAGCTCAGCGGTAGAGCAGTTGACTGTTAATCAATTGGTCGTAGGTTCGATCCCTACCGCCGGAGCCAAAAAATTCAAGGGGTTAGAGGGATTTCTCTCTAACCCCTTTTCTTTTGCCAAATGGCGCTGCGTACTTTTTGACGCGGACATCAGCGCGCCCATACATATTGCAAGCCACAATCTTTGGCCCGCTGATTGCATCACCATGTGCCAAAAAACACCTCAGCCTCAGGCCGAGGATGCTCAGTTTGACGACCGGCTATCATGATCCCTAAGACGCAAAACCAACGGTGCCAATGCCAGAACCAGCACTGCCGCGACCAAGAATGGCGCGCCCGGAAGGTACCATTCGGCTTCACCGACAAATCGTTCGAAGACCCCCGTCAGCACGAGCGGCGCCACAACGGCTGCGACGGATGACAGCGACGCAATCACCCCCTGCACCACCCCTTGCTGGTCTTCACCTACCCGGTTGGCGGCAAAGGCGGTGATCAGCGGTGGCGCCATATCAGACAGGGCCGCAATCGGCAGAAAGACCACCACAACCCAGATTGCGCTGGCGAAACCGAAGCCGACCATAGCGATCACCGCCGCCACCATCGCGATGATCAGGGTTTTAAAATCTCCCAGACGTTTGGTCATCTGCGGCAGGATTCCAGCCTGCACCGCTGCGATCAGGACGCCATAGGCAGACAGCGTCACCCCAATGGTAAACCCATCCCAGCCAAACACCTCACGGCCCCAGAAAGACCAGAGCGTCGGGTAGACCAGATTGGCGAACTCAAAGACGAAGATGCAGATCAATGGGATCGCCAACCCCGGAATAACAAAGGCGCGGATCAGCGTACCAAAGGGGTTGAGATCGCGTTTGCCAAACGGGCGACGGTTTTCAGGTTTCAGGGACTCCGGCAGGATAACAATCCCAAACACCACGTTGAGAGCGGAGAGACCGGCCGCAATCCAGAACGGCGCGCTGATATGCAGGCCCGATGCCAGCCCTCCAAGCGCTGGTCCCAGCACAAACCCAATGCCAAACGCCGCGCCGATCATGCCAAACGCCGCGCTGCGTTCTGTTGGCTTGGCAATGTCGGAAATATAGGCGGTTGCCGTAATATAGGTCGCGCCTGCCATCCCCGCGATGACGCGCCCGACCAGCAGCATCCAGTAGGTCTGCGCCAGCGCCATGATCACATAGTCGATAGTGAGCGTCACAAGTGCAAGGATCAGGACCGGCCTGCGCCCATAGGAATCCGACAGGCTGCCCACAATCGGGCCAAACAGAAACATCGCGGCAGCATAGGCTGACATCATGATACCGCTCCACAAGGCGCCTTCTGCGGTGCTTTGCGCGCCAACCCGCAGCATCAGGTCTGGCATGATCGGGAACACGATGCCAACGCCGATGGCATCGATCATCAAAGTGGCCAGAATAAACAGGAAAGGGCCGGTTAACTTCATATGGGCAGTCTTTATCAATCAGGATTGGTGCGGGCAGCGCCCCTTGGCGCGTTGGTAGCAATGCAAGGCAAGCACCGATAACGCTATTTGCATCGTCCGGTTCGTTTTTTCCGCAATGATACAAAAACACCCCTGCCGAGACGCAAGGCACCGAACCTCCTTCCCCTTCAAGGCTGAGGAAACCGCACCGCAATGCGTAATCCGCGTGCCCCCTGGCCGGATGTCAGCTCCAGTTCAGCCTCGTGGAGTTCAGCGATGGCTTTCACCATCGCCAACCCCAAACCCGCCCCGGCGGTGTTGCGGCTGCGGTCGAGTCGATAGAGCGGGTCCAGCACGCGCCCGCGCTCAGCCTCCGGAATGCCGGGGCCATCGTCCGTCACCGCCAGCCGACTGCCGGACAGATCAATGGCAACCCTCGCCCCCTCCCCTGCGTGGCGAATGGCGTTTTCGATCAGATTGGCCAGCAACTGCATGATAAGGCTACGGTCGGCCTGGATAGTGGCGGCGTCGGTAATCCGACAGGACAGGCTTTGTCCTGCGTCCTGTGCCACCGCCTCATAGATCTCATGCACCTGCTCGACCACCACGCCCAGATCTAATTCCGCAAATCCATCGCGCCGTCCCTGGCTCTGCATTCGGGCAATCCGCTGGATCGCGCCAAAGATGGCTATGATATCATCCATCTGCGCAATTGCCGCCTCCCGGTGCGCAGTCTGGTCCACAGCCTCATCGGCCTGATCCAGATGCAGCCTCAGACGGGTCAGTGGTGTGCGCAGATCATGGGCAATATTGGCCGAGAAATCAGACATCTGCCGAATGGAAGCCTGCAGACGCTCCGTCGCGCCATCAATACGCGCGGCCAGCTCATCAATGTCGTCGCGGATCACCTTTGGTGCCAGTCGCAGGTCCAGCTCACCATCCGCGATACGGTCAAACCCGGCGCCGATCCGATTCAACCGGCGCTGTGCCCGGATGCCAAAGATCAACCCAATAATAAGCGCAGGCAGCGACAGGATGACCACAAAAATCAGGATTACACTGGTCAGATCCGACCCAAAGGCACTGACGCCCGGTGCATAAACGACAAGGCGGCCATCCAGCACCGCGCCGCTGTATATCCGCCAGCCCAGATCCGCCTCACTCTCAAACGCCACATCAAATCCAAGCTGCCCCGCAGCAGCCTCCTCAGCTTCTGGTCCGCTGTCGGTGGCCTGTTCCTCCTCATCCTCGTCGATCAGATCGAAGATCCGGTCGAGCGTCTCAAGCGCCTTGGGTTGAAACAGAGCTTCGGCCTCAAGGATATCAAAACCCTGGCTGTCGAAGGCACCACGCAATACCGGCCCCAGCACTTTGCCATCAGCCCGCAGCACCGCATATCCGACACCACTGTCCGAAAATACTTCGGCGGTCACGACTTCTTCGGGAAACTGCCCCTCCCGCGTCAGTCGGTCGCTGATACGCTGATATTCTTCGCGCAGCGCCTCTTCGGTCTCGGCACGGAATTCTTCGGTGATGACGTCATCCAGAAGCAGCCCGCCAAGCGTCAACAGAACCAAAAAGGCCAGCGACAAGGCAATCGCCTGACGTAGCGCGCTCATCCGAAAAAGGCGCCTGATAAAAGATCTAATCAATGAACATATACCCCGACCCGCGCACGGTTTTGATGAATTCCAGCCCGAACGGTTTTTCGATCTTGTTACGCAGGCGGCTCATATGGGTTTCCACAACACTGGTGGACGGGTCGAAATTGATATCCCAGACCCGCTCCAACAGCATCGCCCGAGTCTGAATCCGTCCCTTGGAGCGCATCAGGACCTCTAGCAGGCGAAATTCCTTGGGGTTCAGCAACACAGTTGTTCCATTGCAGGCGCAGGTCTGACTGAGCAGATCCAGATCAAGCCCGCGATGCGAGAGCCGGGTCGCTGTCTCCGCGGCCTCGCCCCGACCACGACGACAAAGGGCGGTGATCCGGGCTAGAAGCTCGGTCATGGCAAAGGGCTTGCTGAGATAGTCATCCGCGCCAGCCTCTAGCCCCTCGACCCGATCCTCCACAGCACCAAGGGCCGTGAGCAGGATCAGGGGCGTGGTAATCCGCGCCGAGCGCAATGTCTTCAACGCTGACAGCCCGTCCAGATCCGGCGTCATC encodes the following:
- a CDS encoding ATP-binding protein — protein: MFFQWLKHYMPRSLYGRAALILLVPIVTLQLVVSVVFIKRDLEDLTVQMTLTMLRELRLLEQTMAPAASQQEALLLAEPLLQPLQMQIRFLEPEEPVPLDQMGLLEFSGRVVRNTLQATAPQFISAQFPNTRRVQLVLASDHGPMALVFDRRRVTAAAPHQLIVTVIAFGFLMTIIAFVYMRNQLRPIKQLADAAQAFGRGRTEPYSPRGANEVRAAGSAFLDMRARIERQMEQRTLMLSGVSHDLRTPLTRMKLGLSMLDDEEAEPLRQDVDEMQALLDAFLDFSRGVSTSEPEEVDPYVMITLLVDGWRRQGKDVMLGEMSGKGKVMLRGSAIRRAVQNLISNAVRYGTRARVSVAMTEKFLRIRVEDDGPGIAEADRTEATRPFTRLDPARNQDLGSGVGLGLAIVTDIARAHGGTLRLEQSAALGGLQADIVIGL
- a CDS encoding GntR family transcriptional regulator, which produces MPTPRTSGTALPLYLQISEALTREIAAGRLADGERLAPERQLAQTYGTTVRTLRKSLSELEKQGMLERIQGSGNYVRTAQTTPSVYSMFRLELPTGGGLPTADILSVTECDKPTDLPTFGSSMRGTRIRRLRYLDSTIIAVEEIWLDAAAGHVDPAQLSDSLYRYYRLQLGFWISRAEDRVSLGTVPDWAPAQFTKPPGTTVGYIERLSWAQDLAPVEFSRTWFDTERALYVQRLT
- a CDS encoding LLM class flavin-dependent oxidoreductase, translating into MSVVPVTSADLDAVEVSWFAALCSDDYQFLGVPDGGLRSSWAHCSDIVKEAEAQGFRNILCPSSYQVGQDTLSFVAGCAPITDRINMLAAVRCGEMQPIMLARTLATLDHMLEGRLTVNIISSDFPGEKADSAFRYQRSREVVEILKQAWTRDDINHKGEVYQFEGLTTDPAKPYQTGGPLLYFGGYSPSALELCGEHCDVYLMWPEKMEDLAGRMQAVHSVAERYGRTLDYGLRVHVIVRDTEAEAYEYADHIVSKLDDAQGKAIRDRALDATSLGVAHQAKNRDIADEFGFIEPNLWTGVGRARSGCGAALVGSTDQVMSKLEAYQKMGIRAFVLSGYPHLEEARHFGARVMPHLKTCSLPHEYGRVPQSTPATPLGNGERR
- a CDS encoding flavin reductase family protein — encoded protein: MSVHAGQGKHSFVPAADNTRLLRDAFGRFATGVTIVTAACEQGVVAITANSFTSVSLTPPLVLWSPDRNSRRFPYFEEARHYAIHVLAADQDDLCWQVAKDAFGLNHLQLSQNEDGVPLLENCLARFECTRSAIHDGGDHAIVLGHVDRATMREEGDALTFYKGQMGQIAASS
- a CDS encoding Gfo/Idh/MocA family protein; the encoded protein is MSGPTTYGIIGCGMMGQEHLRNIALLDNTAVGAIYEPNAAMREISAELAPEAVFMDSLEALLNHPDLDCLLIASPNFRHLEQLEALAERRPLPVLVEKPLFTNLADLGRLDAFATRYKAPVWVAMEYRYMPPIAAFLRDVEAATGGIKMLSIREHRFPFLEKVDDWNRFDAKSGGTFVEKCCHFFDLMRLALGSEPVRVIASGGQDVNHLDERYSDGTPDILDNGYVIVDFSCGARAMLELCMFAEGAEYQEEVAAIGPRGKIEAFVPGPGRFWPAHLGAPPLPKLVTSPRSPKGPETQKIPVDPTLLEAGDHNGSTFYQHQKFLQLVRRERSSAEVSLHDGRMAVLMGIAAQISINERRSVEISELI
- a CDS encoding MBL fold metallo-hydrolase; amino-acid sequence: MQAPDDFNPPAGIAETLEPGLRRILAPNPSPMTYRGTNTYLIGTADVAVIDPGPASEAHLQAVLAALGPGQRISHILVSHSHLDHSPLARPLAEATGAPVYAFGDSTAGRSAVMTSLAEAGLAGGGEGIDIGFAPDISLRDGETITGPDWQLEVIHTPGHLGNHVAFAWRDACFTADHVMGWASSLVSPPDGDLTDFMASCQRLAARDWRVFYPGHGAPVTAPAARLAWLIEHRTGREAAILAELTAGPATVTELTARIYTETPPSLLVAAERNVFAHLVDLAGKSRVATDGPLSFGARFRTLR
- a CDS encoding TRAP transporter large permease, whose product is MLIWFLPLFLFLLLIGLPVFFCLLAAPGALLWLNGQERDLTLLYRNLYNGMDSFPLMAIPFFMLAGELMNRGGITLRLVEFSQALMGHLRGGLAQVNILSSILFAGLSGSAVADTSALGSMLIPAMEREGYSRKFAAAVTAASSVIGPIIPPSGIMIIYAYVMGESVAALFLAGIVPGILVGVGLMVMVRAMADRYELPAARRVVFDTVEIGAMERWFSFGLVRLNLGLLLMQFVPLGEGAGAQMKWLAFLGAVLFAHGLMLGLRRVVSPAFRTICKRAVVPLQTPVLILGGILAGVFTPTEAAAVAVAYALLISFLVLGSMRLADLPQVFSRAGFTSAVVLLLVGAAMSFKTVVSLSHAPEQLADFILTLSENPLILLFLINLLLFVVGMFLDAGPAIIILGPILGPVFTDLGVESVHFAIIMCVNLTVGLATPPMGLVLFVAAAVSQERVTTIAKAILPFLAIEIAVIFLITFVPAISLTIPRLTGFLN
- a CDS encoding TRAP transporter small permease — translated: MTAVLSVLNILRPLNTGLLAAGRWVGVFAIGLMVLAILIQVFFRYVLGSALPWPDEAARFCMLWMTGLMAPTALRSGGFVAIDVVDSLLRGWLFHLLQLLLLLIGLTVLIVGLQIGYKEVTGLGGRFATASLYLPTSLGLDSWFRVPRSWMMLSLLVGLGLLILVNIELILERIVRLFGHGDRLPERPGMSIGGAE
- a CDS encoding aldo/keto reductase, which encodes MERIKIAEGLDFSRLVYGMWRLGDDSDTSTAHVEAKIEACLAQGITTFDQADIYGGYTAEGILGQALKANPALLDQMEIVTKCDIVAPVGRYADAKVKHYDTSAAHITRSVETSLSEMGIDHIDLLLIHRPDPLMDHVETGRVLDDLVAAGKLRAVGVSNFRPRDWELLQSAMTTPLATNQIELSLSEINPFTNGDLAFHQRHGHPLMAWSPLGGGGLMTGSGQLAERLDAIAAAQGVDRAAVAIAFLLRHPAQILPVLGTNNLERIKQASDALKVELDRPTWFKLYEAALGREVA